One Littorina saxatilis isolate snail1 linkage group LG14, US_GU_Lsax_2.0, whole genome shotgun sequence genomic region harbors:
- the LOC138947392 gene encoding uncharacterized protein, which yields MATHREISAASAKAGTCYAIVFQKCDHLEQTKLISRYPTSTTLHYIYEDIHSDLLKGYEVQCLGSESLSGENGFELDWGLSLGELKSFNIKSLHFKCSQIVDADVEATEMPSVSQPANAFQVLMGSAKARSLPKPKAESCGKTSGLNRKDELYDDVLNYLAAKGADFSQVTADQEGAYFTQVLTNALWYATSHHLTINDRANKVHGVLPIPEEFEQFAGYNEIKRKKIKALQLHKATLSDHAEVLFSLVNKSYMSSTAGLKLVRSEVTKLAMCFSAYANYLSKQTDEVQGNAARSRPCRTVDEHTTVEARTASVSKVSKQYVLLDAAVRNAGVNNPFVFDEEVHITEPFTNNMQRHRFWEGVELSVPIDVLKFSPGGPLLTTTGVSQTDPNRNESEMLTQAARMVAKMRPNLQECHTRAMRRSFREKVKNVAKITPSVVDFIYTQLALDRSTTNNPEMQQRLKMLFLGEEGLLPDLRHLNPGRPSGHFDIFFQKLYAQVEAVTAANDRRHGQAHMSEWISLRDMIDKAAADLPQGTPIPSKSLVRLQFMPTNPYTKTALSFTSKIPAQHKIQRRQLRTHHIDGHYCAALFRYLKHKTVELGEDAMLVCCDDKAKVKVGEPGSPVSTGVRGKESIAPVNTTLVALDHDMTKASVTPSVILHVGLKANATPNDSFVRGKVTTAINDSAFQAASPFRHAAMLAKVIEKDGAPHVLLKYTDGGTDQRNTLESVKCATICLFSEFSFDMVVSVRCAPGQSYINPAERVMSLLNLGLQNCATERSAMDEASEKIIKTCNSVSSIRDSEKKNPNMKQQWMESIEPVQAAIASRFRRLKLKDEPVAVIDPVSEENIDALQRHLRELFPSLHLGKLQKLHTQRCNEYMAWKVAHCHETQYTFQVRKCDDVKCCPKATVSTSWLPEPVLADKTEEHFLPYEEVKDTEPTEKDRPSLKRKQDCSKTVLSAKTGSASKSSHGEPAVSAANSRAVEETHFLSAQTARATAECVECQKPRVVYSSKKLNQRQQVLLASSLSEFEYSCGSQLFPPSCGSLLKELVLRPNITCATPIELPYYGADLGRKDLCAYCGEQDAYTDQELKKCFKTVLPICRSCATQNTPITQRPFGRKK from the exons ATGGCTACGCATCGCGAAATCAGTGCAGCGAGTGCCAAAGCCGGCACCTGTTATGCAATTGTTTTTCAAAAGTGTGACCATCTTGAACAAACGAAATTAATAAGTAGATACCCAACATCAACAACACTTCACTACATCTACGAAGACATTCATTCCGACCTTCTTAAGGGTTACGAGGTTCAGTGTTTGGGATCGGAATCTCTTTCTGGTGAGAACGGCTTTGAACTGGACTGGGGCCTTTCGCTTGGCGAGTTAAAATCCTTCAATATCAAGTCACTTCACTTCAAGTGCAGCCAAATTGTCGATGCTGATGTGGAAGCGACCGAAATGCCATCAGTTTCACAACCGGCTAACGCTTTTCAAGTGCTGATGGGCTCTGCAAAAGCACGATCGCTACCCAAACCGAAAGCAGAAAG CTGTGGGAAGACCTCTGGACTGAATCGGAAGGACGAGCTGTATGATGATGTCCTGAACTACCTGGCAGCAAAGGGAGCAGATTTTTCACAAGTTACAGCTGACCAAGAAGGAGCTTATTTTACACAG GTTCTGACCAACGCCCTGTGGTATGCCACCTCTCACCATCTCACCATCAACGACAGAGCCAACAAAGTTCACGGCGTGCTTCCTATTCCTGAAGAGTTTGAGCAGTTTGCTGGCTACAATGAGATTAAGAGAAAGAAGATCAAAGCACTCCAGCTTCACAAGGCAACTCTTAGTGATCATGCTGAGGTTCTCTTTAGTCTTGTGAACAAGTCTTACATGTCCAGCACAGCAGGTCTTAAACTTGTCCGTTCTGAAGTTACAAAGCTTGCAATGTGCTTTTCTGCATACGCGAACTATCTGTCAAAGCAGACTGATGAGGTACAAGGGAACGCTGCACGCTCTCGTCCATGTAGAACTGTGGATGAACATACAACTGTCGAGGCCAGAACAGCTTCCGTGTCCAAGGTTTCAAAACAATATGTACTCCTGGATGCAGCTGTTCGTAACGCAGGGGTGAACAACCCATTTGTTTTTGACGAGGAAGTGCACATCACAGAGCCTTTCACAAACAACATGCAAAGGCACAGATTTTGGGAGGGAGTTGAATTGTCTGTGCCAATTGATGTCCTCAAATTCTCCCCTGGTGGACCGTTGTTAACAACCACGGGTGTGTCACAGACTGACCCAAACAGAAATGAGAGTGAAATGTTGACACAAGCTGCCCGCATGGTTGCAAAAATGCGCCCGAATCTGCAAGAGTGCCATACGAGAGCAATGCGACGATCATTCAGGGAGAAAGTGAAAAACGTTGCTAAAATTACACCCTCTGTTGTTGACTTTATCTACACTCAACTGGCACTGGATAGGTCAACAACAAATAACCCGGAAATGCAACAACGACTGAAAATGTTGTTCCTAGGAGAGGAGGGCTTACTGCCAGATCTTAGGCACCTAAACCCTGGGCGTCCTTCAGGACActttgacattttttttcaaaaactgtaCGCTCAGGTTGAAGCCGTGACAGCAGCAAACGACAGACGACATGGCCAAGCCCACATGAGTGAGTGGATATCTCTGAGAGACATGATAGATAAGGCTGCAGCAGACCTTCCCCAAGGTACACCAATTCCTTCCAAATCGTTGGTCCGCCTGCAATTCATGCCAACCAATCCATACACCAAAACTGCTCTGAGTTTCACATCAAAGATACCCGCTCAACACAAGATTCAGCGACGTCAACTTCGTACTCACCACATTGATGGACACTACTGCGCAGCATTGTTTCGGTATCTAAAACACAAAACGGTGGAGCTTGGTGAAGACGCAATGCTTGTCTGTTGTGATGACAAGGCCAAGGTGAAGGTAGGAGAGCCGGGAAGCCCCGTGTCAACAGGTGTGAGGGGCAAAGAGAGCATAGCACCAGTGAACACAACCCTTGTAGCACTGGACCATGATATGACTAAGGCTTCAGTGACACCAAGTGTCATTCTTCATGTCGGCCTCAAAGCAAATGCCACTCCGAACGATTCTTTTGTACGAGGAAAAGTAACAACAGCTATCAATGACTCGGCATTCCAGGCAGCGTCACCATTTCGGCATGCTGCCATGCTCGCAAAAGTGATAGAGAAAGATGGAGCCCCTCATGTTCTGTTGAAATACACAGATGGTGGAACTGACCAACGCAACACTTTGGAATCGGTCAAGTGTGCAACAATCTGCCTGTTCAGTGAGTTTTCCTTCGACATGGTTGTGAGTGTTCGATGTGCTCCAGGCCAAAGTTACATCAACCCTGCAGAAAGGGTGATGTCCCTCCTGAACTTAGGCTTACAAAACTGTGCCACAGAACGATCAGCGATGGATGAAGCATCAGAGAAAATCATCAAGACATGCAACTCGGTCAGTTCCATCAGagactctgagaaaaaaaatcctaaCATGAAACAACAGTGGATGGAGTCCATTGAGCCTGTCCAAGCTGCAATTGCATCAAGATTCCGACGTCTCAAGCTCAAAGATGAGCCAGTGGCTGTGATTGACCCGGTTTCTGAGGAAAACATCGACGCACTGCAACGGCACCTGCGAGAGTTGTTTCCCAGCCTACATCTAGGAAAGCTGCAAAAGTTACACACACAACGCTGCAATGAGTACATGGCATGGAAGGTCGCACATTGCCATGAAACACAATACACTTTCCAAGTAAGAAAATGTGACGACGTCAAATGCTGCCCAAAGGCAACAGTGTCGACCTCCTGGCTGCCAGAGCCAGTCCTTGCTGACAAAACAGAGGAACACTTCCTGCCTTATGAAGAAGTTAAAGACACAGAGCCAACTGAAAAAGACAGGCCATCACTTAAAAGGAAACAAGACTGTTCCAAAACTGTTCTATCAGCAAAAACTGGCTCTGCTTCAAAGAGTTCTCACGGTGAACCAGCAGTAAGTGCAGCAAACAGTCGTGCTGTTGAGGAAACACACTTTCTGTCAGCACAAACAGCAAGAGCAACGGCTGAGTGTGTAGAGTGCCAGAAACCAAGAGTGGTTTATTCAAGTAAGAAGCTGAACCAACGCCAACAGGTCCTTCTTGCTAGTTCTCTCAGTGAATTTGAGTATTCATGTGGATCCCAGTTGTTCCCTCCGTCATGTGGTTCACTTTTGAAGGAACTTGTCTTGCGTCCCAACATCACCTGTGCAACCCCCATTGAGTTACCCTATTATGGTGCTGATTTGGGGAGGAAAGATCTCTGTGCTTACTGTGGGGAGCAGGATGCTTACACAGACCAGGAACTAAAGAAGTGTTTCAAAACAGTGCTGCCTATCTGCCGTTCTTGTGCAACACAGAACACACCCATCACTCAGAGGCCATTTGGCAGAAAGAAGTGA